A region from the Cannabis sativa cultivar Pink pepper isolate KNU-18-1 chromosome 9, ASM2916894v1, whole genome shotgun sequence genome encodes:
- the LOC133031489 gene encoding uncharacterized protein LOC133031489, with protein sequence MTSPQVIGDPHYHISPYRYSYTTQPNTIEEEPHARYFTINLNAKFILAPHSSSMEVEDEESLFDDDAGNSTAFLENIGWISYETLMKSDVTETLLNIEDMLAEVYLPSLSFIAVGVIDCGRKMMNNNDYDNNNLNEEVGVNISVEVFVDELPQLDDDDDDDDDDDDDDDFDMNDVPIRFVAASEESIEKLEKVWVKDNPIFCSICLEDVSFGLEAAKLPCTHAYHEECVVEWLQVSKFCPNCRVEIV encoded by the coding sequence ATGACTTCTCCTCAAGTAATTGGTGATCCTCATTACCATATATCACCCTATAGATATAGTTATACTACTCAACCTAACACAATAGAAGAAGAGCCACATGCTCGTTACTTTACCATTAACTTAAATGCCAAGTTTATTCTTGCTCCACACTCATCTAGTATGGAAGTTGAAGATGAAGAATCTTTATTCGACGACGACGCGGGAAATTCTACtgcttttttagaaaatattggatggatttCGTACGAGACATTAATGAAGAGCGACGTTACTGAAACCCTACTTAACATTGAAGACATGCTTGCTGAGGTCTAtcttccttctctctcttttattGCTGTTGGCGTTATTGATTGCGGTAGAAAGATGATGAACAACAATGattatgataataataatttgaatgaaGAAGTCGGTGTTAATATTTCTGTTGAAGTTTTTGTTGATGAACTACCTCAACTTGATGACGATGATGACGACGATGATGACGACGACGACGATGATGACTTTGATATGAATGATGTTCCAATTCGCTTTGTGGCGGCAAGTGAAGAGTCAATcgagaaattagaaaaagttTGGGTTAAAGATAATCCAATTTTTTGTTCGATTTGTTTGGAGGATGTTTCATTTGGTTTGGAAGCTGCTAAGTTACCATGCACTCACGCGTATCATGAAGAATGTGTTGTTGAGTGGCTAcaagttagtaaattttgtcCAAATTGTAGAGTCGAGATAGTTTAA
- the LOC133031490 gene encoding uncharacterized protein LOC133031490, which yields MNEQAPTNIEEDNRVDYGFDQFNEFDGAFYNNDPIVDLNEDGDAELEVHEPIEVPSLSSSRPGPPGSTVPSDFEVCTKFKPIVWTREDIEENNVYTTSFTGTHSGEIYVGKLYTNKTELKNVVGRFALKMNFEFMVKKSGTDVFYATCRGSDCKWRVRGRKRARCDMFEVTVFHNEHTCSLDSIHADNRQAAPWAVGHLIKNKFKSDGTKYKAKDIQRDMFQEYGIKMSYEKAWRCREKGLMYSRGTPAAAYSQLPGYFYVLEQKNPGTITDIITEDNRFKYCFWSLAACRRGFKFCRPVISIDGTFLKTRFGGTILVAVAYDANNQLFPIAFAIVDSENHDSWKYFLQKLKEAIGEVENLVFVSDRHQSIEHAVEVIFPEACHCACYKYISIALKTMTNMENTSLINPSLTIHLI from the exons ATGAATGAGCAGGCCCCTACTAATATAGAGGAGGATAATAGGGTTGACTATGGATTTGACCAGTTCAATGAGTTTGATGGTGCATTTTACAACAATGATCCTATAGTAGATTTGAACGAGGATGGTGATGCGGAGTTGGAAGTTCATGAACCTATAGAAGTACCTTCTTTAAG TAGCAGCCGCCCAGGTCCTCCTGGTAGTACTGTACCATCTGATTTTGAAGTTTGTACAAAATTCAAACCTATTGTGTGGACAAGGGAAGACATAGAGGAAAATAATGTTTATACAACTTCTTTTACTGGTACACATTCAGGGGAAATATATGTTGGCAAGCTGTATACAAATAAGACTGAATTGAAAAATGTGGTTGGAAGGTTTGCATTGAAAATGAATTTTGAGTTCATGGTGAAGAAGTCTGGGACCGATGTTTTTTATGCAACTTGCAGGGGTTCAGATTGCAAATGGAGAGTGAGGGGGAGGAAGAGGGCACGTTGTGACATGTTTGAGGTTACTGTATTCCACAACGAACACACATGTAGCCTGGATTCTATACATGCTGATAACCGTCAAGCAGCACCGTGGGCTGTTGGCCACCTCATTAAGAACAAGTTCAAATCAGATGGAACTAAGTACAAAGCTAAAGACATACAAAGGGATATGTTTCAGGAGTATGGGATCAAGATGAGCTATGAGAAGGCTTGGAGGTGCCGAGAGAAGGGACTTATGTATTCGAGGGGTACGCCAGCAGCAGCTTATAGTCAGTTACCTGGTTACTTTTACGtgctggaacagaagaatccaggtACTATTACAGACATTATCACAGAGGATAACAGGTTCAAGTACTGTTTCTGGTCACTGGCTGCTTGTAGGAGGGGATTTAAGTTTTGTCGTCCTGTGATTAGTATCGACGGCACGTTCTTGAAGACAAGGTTTGGGGGCACAATACTAGTTGCTGTAGCGTACGATGCAAATAACCAACTGTTTCCGATTGCCTTTGCAATTGTTGACAGCGAGAATCATGACTCTTGGAAGTATTTCTTGCAGAAGTTAAAGGAAGCGATTGGGGAGGTTGAAAACTTAGTGTTTGtatcggataggcatcaaagcattgaacatGCTGTCGAGGTTATTTTCCCCGAAGCATGCCATTGTGCATGCTACAAATATATTTCTATAGCATTGAAAACCATGACGAACATGGAAAATACCAGTTTGATTAATCCAAGTTTAACTATTCATCTCATTTGA